The Niastella koreensis GR20-10 genome includes a window with the following:
- a CDS encoding 3-hydroxyacyl-CoA dehydrogenase/enoyl-CoA hydratase family protein: MTKRIIKKVAVLGSGVMGSRIACHFAGAGVQVLLLDIVPKEAVESNNKAARNKLVNDALQAALKSNPSPVYTKDVVKKITTGNFTDNMKDITGCDWIIEVVVERLDIKQQIFAEVERYRTPGTLITSNTSGIPIHLMAEGRSDDFKKHFCGTHFFNPPRYLRLLEIIPTPYTDAAVVDFLMQYGDLYLGKTTVLCKDTPAFIANRIGVYGIMAIFGLVDKMGLTIDEVDALTGPIIGRPKSATFRTADVVGIDTLVKVAKGVYDNCPNDEHRDTFIIPAWLEKMVTSNQLGDKTGQGFFSKKKGEKGEKEIFTLDLKTFEYKPRAKAKFATVEAAKPIDDLNTRLKALVAGTDKAGEFYRHFHYGLFSYISHRIPEISDEIYRVDDAMMAGFGWEIGAFESWDVLGVEGTVKKMKEASYAVAPWVNEMLAAGVKSFYKVENGKRLYYDVASKSYKSLPGGNAFIVMKNFENQTVWKNSNCRLYHLGDDVLGLEWYTKMGSMGGEVIEAIQKSIAKAEEQYKGLVIANEGPNFSAGANVGMIFMFAIEQEYDELDMAIRMFQNTMMRVRYSSVPVVVAPHALALGGACEMSLHADKVCAAAETYIGLVELGVGLIPGGGGTKEFVLRAADEMHEDEPDTITLKNRFLTIATAKVATSAAEGFELGILRKGKDEIVMNQGRRIAEAKKSVIELFDSGYVTPVQRADIKVLGRSALGALYAGINGMWRANYATDHDVTVAKKLAYVMCGGDLSEPTLVSEKYLLDLEREAFLSLCGEKKTLERIQSVLKGGKPIRN; encoded by the coding sequence ATGACTAAACGAATCATTAAAAAAGTAGCCGTTTTGGGCAGTGGAGTTATGGGATCGCGCATAGCCTGTCATTTTGCAGGCGCCGGCGTACAGGTGTTGTTATTAGACATAGTGCCGAAGGAAGCTGTGGAAAGTAATAACAAGGCCGCCCGTAATAAACTGGTTAACGATGCACTGCAAGCTGCTTTAAAAAGTAACCCTTCTCCTGTTTACACCAAAGATGTGGTGAAGAAGATCACCACCGGTAATTTCACCGATAATATGAAGGATATTACCGGGTGCGACTGGATAATAGAGGTAGTGGTAGAAAGACTTGATATTAAACAACAGATTTTTGCAGAAGTAGAGCGATACCGCACGCCGGGCACACTTATCACCTCCAATACATCAGGTATTCCTATTCACCTGATGGCCGAAGGCCGGAGCGATGACTTCAAAAAACACTTCTGCGGAACCCACTTTTTCAACCCTCCCCGGTATTTACGGTTACTCGAAATAATTCCAACACCATATACTGATGCAGCCGTTGTTGATTTCCTGATGCAATATGGCGACCTGTATTTAGGTAAAACCACCGTGTTGTGTAAGGACACGCCTGCATTCATTGCCAACCGCATTGGCGTATATGGCATCATGGCCATCTTTGGCCTGGTTGATAAAATGGGCCTCACCATCGACGAAGTGGATGCGCTGACCGGTCCCATCATTGGCCGTCCCAAATCGGCCACTTTCAGAACAGCCGATGTAGTGGGTATTGATACCCTGGTAAAAGTTGCCAAAGGCGTGTACGATAACTGTCCCAACGATGAGCACCGGGATACGTTTATCATCCCTGCCTGGTTAGAGAAAATGGTAACCAGCAACCAGCTGGGCGATAAAACCGGACAGGGCTTTTTCTCCAAGAAGAAAGGGGAGAAAGGCGAAAAGGAGATATTTACCCTCGATCTAAAAACATTTGAATATAAACCCCGCGCCAAAGCAAAATTTGCAACGGTTGAAGCGGCCAAACCCATCGACGACCTTAACACAAGGTTGAAGGCGTTGGTTGCCGGAACCGATAAAGCGGGTGAATTCTATCGTCATTTTCATTACGGGCTGTTTTCGTATATCTCGCACCGTATACCCGAGATCTCTGACGAGATTTATCGCGTTGACGACGCCATGATGGCCGGTTTTGGCTGGGAAATTGGCGCCTTTGAAAGCTGGGATGTACTGGGTGTTGAGGGCACAGTTAAGAAAATGAAGGAAGCCAGTTATGCTGTTGCCCCCTGGGTAAACGAAATGCTGGCAGCCGGCGTAAAAAGCTTCTATAAAGTTGAAAATGGCAAGCGGCTGTATTACGATGTGGCCTCAAAATCCTATAAATCACTGCCTGGCGGCAATGCATTTATAGTGATGAAAAATTTTGAGAACCAAACTGTATGGAAAAACAGCAACTGCCGACTCTACCATTTGGGCGATGATGTGTTAGGACTGGAATGGTACACCAAAATGGGGAGCATGGGTGGCGAAGTAATAGAAGCCATTCAAAAATCAATTGCAAAAGCAGAAGAGCAATATAAAGGACTGGTTATTGCCAACGAAGGCCCCAACTTTAGCGCAGGCGCCAATGTAGGCATGATTTTTATGTTTGCTATAGAGCAGGAATATGACGAGCTGGATATGGCTATCCGGATGTTCCAGAATACCATGATGAGGGTACGTTATTCCTCGGTTCCGGTAGTAGTGGCGCCTCACGCCCTGGCTTTGGGTGGCGCCTGTGAAATGAGCTTGCATGCCGACAAAGTGTGTGCTGCCGCAGAAACCTATATCGGGTTGGTTGAATTAGGTGTGGGCCTTATCCCCGGCGGAGGCGGTACCAAAGAATTTGTATTACGCGCAGCCGATGAAATGCATGAAGATGAACCGGACACCATTACGCTTAAAAACCGATTTCTTACCATAGCAACGGCCAAAGTGGCTACCTCAGCCGCAGAAGGATTTGAACTGGGCATTTTACGTAAAGGAAAAGACGAAATAGTAATGAACCAGGGCCGTCGTATAGCTGAAGCCAAAAAGAGTGTGATCGAACTGTTCGACAGTGGGTATGTTACCCCGGTACAACGTGCCGATATAAAGGTACTGGGCCGTTCGGCGCTGGGAGCTTTATATGCCGGTATCAATGGCATGTGGCGGGCCAACTACGCAACCGATCACGATGTAACAGTAGCCAAAAAACTGGCGTACGTTATGTGCGGAGGCGATTTAAGCGAACCGACTTTGGTATCTGAAAAATATTTACTGGATCTTGAAAGGGAAGCTTTTCTTTCACTTTGCGGAGAGAAGAAAACCCTGGAAAGAATTCAAAGCGTTTTAAAGGGCGGAAAGCCGATCCGCAATTGA
- a CDS encoding glycerate kinase type-2 family protein gives MRNDALKIFTAGVRAVQPQYLLPRHMRWQHDQLQLGDRLFNKPDINKVYVIGAGKASAAMARETETILGSRIDAGIIVTKYEHSFPLKTIQCIEAAHPVPDDNSVLAGREMIRLLKNADEKDVVIALISGGASALLVDCPPGILLSELQVVFNKLLQSGANIEEMNTVRKHLSAGIKGGQLMRTAWPATVVSFILSDVIGDPLDSIASGPTVADRSTFADAWEILRKYRLVDKLPVSIIRWLQSGLNAAVAETPKPDDPVFTKSFNYLIGTNRVALDAAAAMARELHYTPVIITDCLQGEARDKARELVAYVQQFAGPRPACLLLGGETTVTIKNPGKGGRNQEFALAAMVALQQAYPDTDQIPVILSAGTDGTDGPTNAAGAVVDKGVLQLAAQRALLSEKYLEQNDSWNFFNQTNGLIITGPTHTNVMDIVVVLIP, from the coding sequence ATGCGTAACGATGCGCTTAAAATTTTTACCGCAGGGGTACGGGCAGTACAACCGCAATATTTATTACCCAGGCATATGCGCTGGCAGCACGACCAACTGCAGTTGGGCGACCGGCTTTTTAACAAGCCTGATATAAATAAAGTATATGTTATAGGGGCCGGTAAGGCCAGCGCTGCCATGGCCCGGGAAACGGAAACCATCCTCGGCAGCCGCATAGATGCAGGTATTATTGTTACAAAATACGAACACAGTTTTCCCCTAAAGACCATTCAATGTATTGAGGCGGCGCATCCGGTGCCTGATGATAACAGTGTACTGGCCGGCCGGGAAATGATAAGGCTGCTGAAAAATGCTGATGAAAAAGATGTAGTGATCGCTTTAATAAGCGGGGGCGCTTCGGCCCTGCTGGTTGATTGTCCGCCCGGTATTTTGTTGAGTGAGCTGCAGGTTGTTTTTAACAAGCTGTTACAATCGGGGGCTAATATTGAAGAAATGAATACGGTGCGGAAGCATTTATCGGCCGGGATAAAGGGCGGACAGTTGATGCGTACCGCCTGGCCCGCCACGGTGGTTAGTTTTATTTTAAGCGATGTAATTGGCGATCCATTGGATAGTATTGCCAGCGGGCCCACTGTTGCCGACCGCAGCACTTTTGCCGATGCCTGGGAAATATTGCGTAAATACCGGTTGGTGGATAAACTACCGGTGAGTATTATCCGTTGGCTGCAATCGGGGTTGAACGCAGCAGTGGCAGAAACACCCAAGCCGGATGATCCTGTTTTTACAAAGAGTTTTAATTACCTCATTGGCACCAATCGCGTGGCGCTGGATGCCGCCGCCGCTATGGCCCGGGAGTTACATTATACGCCGGTAATTATTACCGATTGCCTGCAAGGGGAGGCACGCGATAAAGCCAGGGAGCTGGTAGCCTATGTTCAACAATTTGCGGGACCACGTCCCGCTTGTTTATTATTGGGAGGCGAAACAACCGTTACTATCAAAAACCCAGGTAAGGGGGGGCGCAACCAGGAGTTTGCGCTGGCAGCCATGGTTGCGTTGCAACAGGCTTACCCGGATACCGATCAAATACCGGTTATACTCAGCGCCGGCACCGATGGTACCGATGGCCCTACCAATGCCGCGGGAGCCGTAGTTGATAAAGGCGTGCTGCAACTGGCCGCCCAACGGGCACTGCTATCTGAAAAGTATTTAGAACAAAACGATTCCTGGAATTTCTTTAATCAAACCAACGGGCTTATTATAACGGGGCCTACGCATACTAATGTAATGGATATTGTTGTGGTGCTTATTCCTTAG